The Limanda limanda chromosome 13, fLimLim1.1, whole genome shotgun sequence region ccgtgTTGCAGAATGGACACAGTGGCGAAGGCTTTGGAAGAAGTGCTCAGCTCGGCTCTGCCGCAGGGCTGCATCACGGTCGGTGTGTACGAGGCGGCCAAGGCTCTCAACGTGTAAGTACTTCAATGGTGTATTAATAACATGACAGATGCtactgaaaaatataaatacttgtaactatgtgcatgtttgtctgAGTAACGACAGGATATGTGATTGTACTTCTTATTACTTGTATTTACTTATGCACGACATGTGGAGTTAAGTGTAGGCTTGTAGTTAATAAGTTGCAATTGTTGATTATTTGCACAGCCCCCAGAAAAAGACACTTTCCCCTATGCACAATATGTTTGGTTATGGTTTAAGTAAATGTATCTACTCATTACTGCTACTCACTGACTGCTTTCTTGCCCTGTATGTGAGTTTGAAGCAACTTGATGCATCCATTTCCTTCAAGATCCTTAAAGTATCTattcttccttccctcctcagaGACCCTGACAATGTGGTTCTGTGCATCCTGGCCACGGACGACGAGGACGTGAAAGACGTGGCCCTGCAGATCCACTTCACCCTCATCCAGGCCTTTTGCTGCGAGAACAACATCAACATCCTCCGAGTCAACACCACCCGGCGCCTGGCAGAGATCCTGGGAGGGGGAGCTGCTGGGAAACAGACCGGAGGGGAACCCATGGATCTCCACTGCGTCCTGGTCACTGTAAGTGTCTTTCTCATCAAGCAATGTGTTTGAGTAGCTACAGGACATGTTGTGATTTTGCACATAATGAGGAGGTTTGTGCATGTGAGTGAAACTCTTAATTCAAGGGTGGACTAGTCAGTACTTGTTCCTGTGTATTTACTAAACATGTGCAC contains the following coding sequences:
- the gadd45aa gene encoding growth arrest and DNA-damage-inducible, alpha, a, with translation MYNMTFEELNGDYSQERMDTVAKALEEVLSSALPQGCITVGVYEAAKALNVDPDNVVLCILATDDEDVKDVALQIHFTLIQAFCCENNINILRVNTTRRLAEILGGGAAGKQTGGEPMDLHCVLVTSPHATSWKDPALSKVNRFCRESRCMDQWVPIINLPER